One region of Eupeodes corollae chromosome 1, idEupCoro1.1, whole genome shotgun sequence genomic DNA includes:
- the LOC129940243 gene encoding 60S ribosomal protein L18a-like — protein sequence MRIFAPDNIVAESRFWYFLRQLKKFKKTNGEIVSLKQVYENSPIKFKNFGIWLRYDSRSGTHNMYREYRDLTVGGAVTQCYRDKGARHRARAHSIQIIKVEAIAANKTRRVHVKQFHNSKL from the coding sequence ATGAGAATCTTCGCCCCAGACAACATTGTGGCCGAGTCACGTTTCTGGTATTTCTTGCGTCAATTGAAGAAGTTCAAGAAGACCAACGGTGAAATTGTCTCCCTCAAGCAGGTGTACGAAAATTCgccaattaaatttaagaactttgGCATCTGGTTGCGTTATGACTCGCGTTCCGGTACACACAACATGTACCGTGAATACCGTGATCTGACTGTCGGTGGAGCCGTCACTCAGTGTTACCGTGATAAGGGTGCACGTCATCGTGCTCGTGCCCATTCAATCCAGATCATTAAGGTCGAGGCTATTGCTGCCAACAAAACTCGCCGAGTGCACGTCAAGCAATTTCACAACTCCAAGTTGTAA